The following nucleotide sequence is from Acidimicrobiales bacterium.
CATGCTCGGGCTCCCGTCCCTTCACGACACTCATTGGGATCCGTTCTGGGCGGCGTGCGAGGAGCTCGAGGTCGTGGTCTGCCTCCACATCGGCTCGGGCTCGTTCATGATCCAGACGTCACCCGATGCACCGATGCTGACGAGGGTCACCTGTTCGGGGATCAACATCTACCCCACGGCGGCGGACCTGATCTGGTCACCGATGATGCACAAGTTCCCAGGGCTCCAGTTCGCCCTCTCCGAGGGTGGGATCGGCTGGGTGCCCTACTTCCTCGAGCGCGCCGACTACACGTACAAGCACCACGTCGAGTACCTGCCCGACCATCCCTTCTACGGGCGGTGGCCGAGTGAGCAGTTCAACGAGCGGTTCATCACGTGCTTCATCGACGACGAGCACGGCGTCCGGAACCTGGACCTGATGAACATCGACAACGTGACGTGGGAGTGCGACTACCCGCACCCGGACAGCACGTGGCCCAACTCCCCCGAGGAGGCGTGGCGCTACCTGCGTCTCGTGGGCGACGACACGCGGGTCGACAAGATCACGCATCTGAACGCGATGCGAATCTTCCACTACGACCCGTTCTCGCTCCGTCCGAGGGAGCAGTGCACCGTCGCCGCGTTGCGGGCCCATGCGGGGGACCACGATGTCAGCTTCGTGCCGGGCCGACTGTCAGAGCTCGCCCTCACGACCCAGGGTGGCACGGAGGCGCACATCGTCGGGCCGGCACGACCCTGATGATCGGGTCCATCGCACCGAGCGTCGCGCTGCGTGGCATCGGCTCCATCGTCGGGGTCGGTGAAACCGACTACGGCGAGGACTACGCCGCGTGGCGGGCGGGGGGCCCGGACTACGTCGGACCGAGCGTCGAAGAGTTCGCCGAGCGGTCCTTCAGCAGGGCGCTCGAGGACTGCGGGCTCGAGCGCGACGATGTCGATGGTCTGATCTCCACGCTGGACTACGG
It contains:
- a CDS encoding amidohydrolase family protein, whose amino-acid sequence is MEIDDLVLVSTDDHVVEPPDMFAGRLPSKYADRAPRVVGDNKGLFNWVFDGHAAPSLTTAATAGRGKGDHDEPTSYEDIRPGTYNIHERVKDMDANGVLGSLCFPSFPRFAGQLFAEAAQNDVGLALAAVRAYNDWHIEEWCGAYPERSIPCALVPIWDPQLMAEEIRRVSAKGVHAVTFSMNPYMLGLPSLHDTHWDPFWAACEELEVVVCLHIGSGSFMIQTSPDAPMLTRVTCSGINIYPTAADLIWSPMMHKFPGLQFALSEGGIGWVPYFLERADYTYKHHVEYLPDHPFYGRWPSEQFNERFITCFIDDEHGVRNLDLMNIDNVTWECDYPHPDSTWPNSPEEAWRYLRLVGDDTRVDKITHLNAMRIFHYDPFSLRPREQCTVAALRAHAGDHDVSFVPGRLSELALTTQGGTEAHIVGPARP